A stretch of DNA from Mucilaginibacter daejeonensis:
TCAGGGGTGATGATGCTCACGTAATCATCATCGGCGGCCAGGTATTCTACATCATGCACCGGAATGATCTTCACTTTGGCGCCGGTCTTCACCACGATGCGCTCATGTTGCGCGGGTGACTGGGCGGCGGTCTCTAACAGTTCCTCGGTAGGTTTGCTTACGGGAGCCGGGCTGGTCACGGCTTGACCGAGATACTTTTCGATGGCCTTGTTAAAGCGCTCACGACTGAACGGCTTTAGCAGATAATCCACCGCATGCGCCTCAAAGGCCTTGATGGCATACTCGTCAAAAGCAGTGGTAAAGATCACCTGCGGAGGTTGCTCTACCAGTTCGAGCATCTCGAAACCGTTGATCTTAGGCATTTGCACGTCCAAAAAGATAAGGTCGGGCTGGTGCTGCATAATAGCCTTGATACCTTCAAAGCCATCACCGCATTCCTGCAATACCTCTATCTCGTTCTTATATTGTTGTAAATATTCGAGCACCACCATGCGGGCCAATGGCTCATCGTCTATCACCAGTACCCGTTTCATGCTGCCTGTGGTATTTTGATCATGATGGTAAATATATCATCATTCGTGTAAGTTTCAACCAGATCATTACGGGCATACAGCAAATAAAGCCTGCGTTTGATCCCACTCAAGCCAAAACCTGTGCCCTGGCGGGGTCGGGCGGTTTGCGGGTCAAAGGGGTTTTGAACCATCACGGCAAGGTAGTTATCCTCTATCTCGGCCCGTATGCTGATGGTCACCTCGCCGGTGGTATCATACAAACCAAATTTGATGGCGTTCTCCACTAAGGGTTGTAACAACAGCGGCGGCAGCATGGCCTTCCGGCAACGGTCATCACAACTCACCTCCGTAAGCAGGCGGTGGCCAAAGCGTACCTTTTCAATATCGAGGTAAAGGTTGAGGTGAGCAAGCTCTTCGTTAAAGGTCACATGTTGCTGGTCGTCCTTTTTTAAAGTGCCGCGCAAAAAGTCAGATAGTTGATGGATCATCTTGCGGGCCTCGTCGGGCTTGAAACCGATCAGCGCGTTGATAGAGTTGAGGCTGTTGAACAAAAAGTGAGGCTGAAGTTGCTGGCGCAGGTTGTACAACTCTGCATCGCGTGAAAGTTTCTCGGCTTCGGACTTACGCTTTTCATTATCCTTTTGATCTTGCTGTACATACCAGATCAGGCTGATCATGGCCATCCATCCAATGGCTAAAAAGCTGGTAAAAAAACGAAGCATGAGCGACTGTTTCAGGAAAATATCATATGTGTCGCCCATGCTGAACATTGGCATCAGCCACCGTACCGCCACGGTGCAAACCGCTGCCAATGCTACACACCAGATCACCAGGTTAATGTAACTGCCCTTGCCGGGTTGGTAGTAGCGCAGGTTATTATCGATAAGCCAGCAGGCGGCCGCCAAGGGCAGCACGCTCACGCCGCTATCGATCACGGCCACGTACCAGTCAAAACCAAAGCTATGCACCACGTAGGTTTGCAAAGCTGCCCAGGCCAGGCCGCCTATGGACAGTGCGAGTCCTAATTTACCGTAAAGAGTGGTAGTTGGGTTGGCGGTCATTGCTTAAGGGTCAGTTCAGTTAGTGATGTACAGGTGTTAAAGGTTCGGTTGAAAGTAAGATGGATCGGCTACCCGACAGGTCCGCCCAGGGCGCCTATGATGAGTTGCAGGATCGTGTAGATGCTTAAAATGATGAGATACCAGTTCATGACTTTAAATATGATGAAGGTTAAAAACTACGAACGTCTACCCCGGCGAAAATGGAAACTCCTTTGATCACCAGTAATTTATCAGGGTTGATGGCACTTTGCGGGCCAAACTTGCCGAAGCGTTTATCATCAACACTGGCAAATACAGCGGCCATATCTGAAGTGACCGACCAGTGCGGCGGCACGACCAGTTTGATCCCGCCGAACAGTTGAGTGACCTCGATCACCACCGTGCCGTGTATATCGGCCTGGCTCAGGTCTATCTCGGCACCGCC
This window harbors:
- a CDS encoding sensor histidine kinase; the protein is MTANPTTTLYGKLGLALSIGGLAWAALQTYVVHSFGFDWYVAVIDSGVSVLPLAAACWLIDNNLRYYQPGKGSYINLVIWCVALAAVCTVAVRWLMPMFSMGDTYDIFLKQSLMLRFFTSFLAIGWMAMISLIWYVQQDQKDNEKRKSEAEKLSRDAELYNLRQQLQPHFLFNSLNSINALIGFKPDEARKMIHQLSDFLRGTLKKDDQQHVTFNEELAHLNLYLDIEKVRFGHRLLTEVSCDDRCRKAMLPPLLLQPLVENAIKFGLYDTTGEVTISIRAEIEDNYLAVMVQNPFDPQTARPRQGTGFGLSGIKRRLYLLYARNDLVETYTNDDIFTIMIKIPQAA
- a CDS encoding LytR/AlgR family response regulator transcription factor, with translation MKRVLVIDDEPLARMVVLEYLQQYKNEIEVLQECGDGFEGIKAIMQHQPDLIFLDVQMPKINGFEMLELVEQPPQVIFTTAFDEYAIKAFEAHAVDYLLKPFSRERFNKAIEKYLGQAVTSPAPVSKPTEELLETAAQSPAQHERIVVKTGAKVKIIPVHDVEYLAADDDYVSIITPEGSFLKNKTLSFFERTLDPRQFARVHRSYMVSLSQITRIDPYEKDTHIAILRSGARIPVSKTGYAKLKQVLGI